One Nematostella vectensis chromosome 10, jaNemVect1.1, whole genome shotgun sequence genomic window carries:
- the LOC5511175 gene encoding uncharacterized protein LOC5511175, with product MDHPDSFSPERFAAILENQRAIMVNQSTILHNQNKIMRGVEQILLALPSSQNNTSAPSTQNTVSLASQVHHLASVQPALPHVPEPPRVEQASLTQITITPAQTKLSGLQQTHTRVESQLPTCTVTTVPVIPPISQNPLPSPTLVTVHPAPVPIPITNANSSPDSSDDERPQFASRSAVMQIKCKSCSIGNFSVQLLRYIFQGEELSNKNCSGTRGKEQIDPVKLQFIKQTVYEHYNIPSEEKATTWRHCIRAMDEFLRRPKKERKYMKDNSPPTLVGLGMESKLGNFRSDDQEQDFSRVRNENFPQTNAQAKLF from the coding sequence ATGGATCACCCAGATAGCTTTTCCCCCGAACGAttcgccgccatcttggagaATCAGCGTGCGATTATGGTGAATCAATCAACAATCCTTCATAACCAGAACAAAATAATGCGAGGGGTAGAGCAAATATTACTAGCCCTGCCAAGCTCGCAGAACAATACTTCTGCACCGTCTACACAGAACACAGTCAGTTTAGCCTCGCAAGTTCATCATTTAGCGAGTGTTCAACCCGCTCTTCCACACGTCCCCGAACCGCCTCGAGTGGAACAAGCGTCGCTTACTCAAATCACCATTACCCCCGCGCAGACCAAGCTATCTGGGCtacaacaaacacacacacgcgTGGAGTCCCAACTACCTACGTGTACTGTGACAACGGTACCTGTTATCCCACCGATCTCGCAAAATCCGCTCCCGAGTCCGACCCTTGTCACGGTTCACCCAGCGCCCGTTCCAATACCAATAACAAATGCGAACTCCTCCCCCGACTCTTCAGACGACGAGCGACCGCAGTTTGCATCGCGTTCGGCTGTCATGCAGATAAAATGCAAAAGCTGTTCTATAGGAAACTTCTCTGTTCAACTCTTGCGGTATATTTTCCAAGGCGAGGAACTTTCTAACAAGAACTGCTCCGGCACACGCGGAAAAGAACAAATCGACCCTGTCAAATTACAATTTATCAAACAGACGGTTTACGAACATTATAATATCCCAAGCGAAGAGAAGGCCACAACCTGGAGGCATTGTATTCGAGCAATGGACGAATTTTTACGGCGACCAAAAAAGGAACGCAAATATATGAAAGACAATAGTCCGCCTACATTAGTTGGGTTAGGAATGGAATCAAAATTAGGGAACTTTCGTTCTGACGACCAAGAACAGGATTTTAGCCGGGTGCGCAACGAGAACTTCCCACAGACAAACGCGCAGGCGAAATTATTCTGA